In the Pseudochaenichthys georgianus unplaced genomic scaffold, fPseGeo1.2 scaffold_421_arrow_ctg1, whole genome shotgun sequence genome, TGTGATGTTATATTGATGTCCATGTTTGAAATTCTGTTCCCATGAGAAAACAGCaaagttgtttgttgtttgtttaaacAAATTGCAGCATATCTACAATTACTTTATACACTTTTTCTACATCGTTGCCTTGTTGTGTTTGAACCAAGGCATCACCTTCAGTCGGATAGTCACCAACCAAGATCTTTTTTTTTCATTCTAATATCCTCTTCATGTATGTCATCTTCAAGGAGGAGTAAAGTGTGATGTGCTGGCATCTCTGGCCCCTCCGGTCCACCTGTCAGGGGAGAGGTTGGGCTGGACCCTGCTGGTCTGTATGGTGAGCGACTTCAGGAGAGGGCACCTAGAGGTCAGCTGGAGGTCACCATCAGAAGGCCAGGTATCCAGCTCCCCATACAGCATGGCTGTTAACAGGAAGCATCGTGGAAACAGCGCTGTGGCAATCATCACTGTGGCGACCGGTGACTGGCCATCGTACAGCTGCTCTGCGAGTCACAGACGTCACCCGAAAGTCCCCAGGAGACACCACTCATCAGGTAGGACTACACATCGGTGTGTGTAATTTCTACTCACAAATAAAAGCTACTTTTTGATTTACAAAGGTAATTCTTTTTTACAATTTTAGATCACAAAAACAACACCTGTTATGAACGTGAAGAAACGGAAGGTAAAGGTGTgccactatttaaaaaaagaaacctTCTGGGTCATACAGATATTGTTTGTTATGTTGGTGTGTGGTTTTTTTCTACAGATGTCGGTCTGTGGACTAATACAGTGGTAGTCTTGGCTCTGAGGCTGATTCTCATGAAGATCATCGTCTTCAACACTTTGATGACCATTTATGCTGTTATTAAGTGGTGAGAGGTTTCCACTCACATTCATAGTGTGGTCCTATACTGTGTAATGTGGTTTAACTAACATTGTATGTAACTGTTCAATGTATTTAACCTTTCAGATGATTGAAATGGAGAGCTTCGTTAAAATCAAGTGACCTTGAAAAGAAACCCAACCCAGAAAGGGAAGTATTTCTTGACTGAAGTCGGCAAAGTGAGGATCAGTTTACACTGACTTTTGGATGGGAACCTCTTGGATTAAATGGGAAATCCTCCAACGTCAGGATCACAGGAGTAGCAGGTCTCAAATTCTACTAATCTTTTGTGGCGCTCTTTCTCATTGACATCGCAGGTGTTGCAAACTGTGGCAGTTGAGCACAGATCTTGTTTGTGAGGCTGATCTTGGTATCTGATCAAAGCCTAACCTCAGACAGATGGGTTAATGCAcatgctggtgtgtgtgtgtgtgtgtgtgtgtgtgtgtgtgtgtgtgtgtgtgtgtgtgtgtgtgtgtgtgtgtgtgtgtgtgtgtgtgtgtgtgtgtgtgtgtgtgtgtgtgtgtgtgtgtgtgtttttttctttttgtgttcTCACTGATCTTTATTCCTGAATTCCTTGAATACTTAACATACTATGAAAAATGTAGGGGAAACTTAGCTGAAGGTTTTTGGAAGTTTCCAAATGAACAAAAAAATGAgcatcttgttttgtttttttatgttcTGGTCAATTGTGACATTAATAAACAGAAAGTAAACTTGAACCATTTTGACTTTATTGTTTTTGAAATAAAACACTTGCACACAGTTTTTTTCTCCATGTTTTTTTTCCGTTTTTGTTTTTTGAGCGCCTTAAGTAACACACTGACATAGCAACAGAGCACCACTAAGTGGCAGTACAATCACAtctgacatttttttaaattattatccaACAGCAAGAATATGGAGCTTAACTTCCTCTACAGGACACTACGTTCATAAATAAGTTAAGTATTTCAACACTGACCAGTCGCTCTTCACCAAACTGACACTCACACGCGATGTAAGAGATTACATTGCCAAGAACTGAGATTAAGCTGATTATTGCCAACATTTCTATCAGGTTTGAAATGGCATCCGTTTCCCACAACACACTGCTGAAGCACATGTCTCAGCAGCGAGTGTGGTTTGCAGTGTTTTTTCTACACTCCAGTATCTTACACTTATCCCAGGAAGGATCAGCTCATCAAAAACAATCTACAGTAGCAACTTTAAAGAAAGAAGAGTGTGACAAAGATAACGGTGCTGGTTTGGTGGTGAGCTATGATCTCCTTTGTACATAAACATACAATATCTGTCTTTGGCTCAAATTAACACAACAAAGATACGAAGAGCAACATACATGAGCCCGTATTGTCACAGCCTTTTGTCAAAATGGTGGGAATAAAACAAGCACATCCAAGCATGTCACCAACTGGTAAAAAACAACACaggcactctcacacacactttcacacacacacactttcactccAGATATTTGAAATCAGGACTGAGGAAAAACAACACATTCAAACGGCAACAGAATTGTACTGATGGCATTTGCTGTGACAATATTCATAATACATTCAAAAGAGAACAACTCACATTGACCGACTCGCATTAAAATGAGATGCTGAGTCAAATCAGCTACTGGAAGAATTATGGATATCAATAAAATGGCAGCTCCTTGAATTTAAAAGACGTACTTTGAAATGATCAAAATCTATATTACAGGTGGTCTCCAAAACGTGAGCCATTGAGGATTGGTGGAGGACAgcaagagcgagagagagagagagagagagagagagagagagagagagagagagaggaaaaaacACTGATGTGGATTTATAGGAATAAAACGAAATAAAGTGCttctgtttaaaacaaacatccTCTGTCTGAGGTATCAAAGAATAATCACAACAAATGACACAAAAACAACTCTACGCCATTACACTGTACACTGAAGACAAGCTATTTACAGTTTGGAGTGTATATCCACACACTCTATTCACCCACACATGTGTGTGTCATTGTCCGGCGTCTTATCCAAAGATAAAGACAGATTGTGAAAGCCATCATCGCAACTCTTGAGTCACTACCCAGTAGGCTGACTCTGCCAGGTGTGTCAAGTTAGTGTTGCCAGTATTTTTTGGCCAAAAACTTGAGTTCCCAGTAACCGTCCAGCTGTTTCCTCTTCACATGAGAGAGGCGTCAGTGCTCAGTAGCAGTGCCTTAGCTAAAAACTTCCCAAACTCTCTCTAGtgcacacacataaacaaacTTCCTGCTTTGCTCTCACATCGCCACACTCAGGACACACAGCAAGAGCACAGCCAGTTGTTTGATATGTTGAGAATCAGAGTGTAAGGTGGAGTGGGCCGAGCTGCGGGGGTAGATCCTCCATTTATCCTGGTGAGGGTGGAGACTCTCCATGTCCTTCTGGGCGCTGTACGCCGCCACTGTGAAGTTAGCATCCCCGGTGGTGAGGAGATCAAACACACAGGAGTGGAAGTAAATGTCCTGCACCTCTAGCTGCTCCCTGCAGCGTTGCTTGGCCCCCTCCACACTAAAAACCTGCGCGGCACCGTAGGGGGGTGCTTGTGTCTGTGAGGAGTAGATGGGATGGCGTAGCTGCAGGCCGAGCGGCGGAGCAGAGAGGGGCAGGGGGAGGTGCCCCGCCTTGTCGATGCGCTCTCCCCCGGGGCAGCCGTtcaggcagagctgcaggtcctGGGTGGAGTCATAGGCCTGAGCCAGCTCCTCCGGGATCCGCACTGCCATGGTGAGGTAGCGGCCCAGCTGGCGCACGATCACAGTCACACCGATGTAGCCGGCGTGCAGCTCCACATGGTTCCCCGGGCTGCGCTCAGAGATCCACAGCGCCCGCACCTTCCCAGTGGCACCTTTTGTACCGACAGACATGTGGATGGGCTCTCCGCTGCTCACCGTGCCATCATCAAATGCAGCCGGGAGGTTGTCTGTGACGGCCTGGTAGACCCTCTGGTCTGTGCACCCCTCATAGGGCTTGAAGATGATGGTGATCtatagagacagagagaggagcaTCAGGTCAGTCAGAGATATTTTAGTTTCAAGTTGGTTCAATGAATGATATAGAGTTCACAAGTCAATTCATTTAGGACAAACACAACTACAGTAAGGAGATGAGACAAtaggcaaggcaattcaagtttGCTCATATAGCACATCTCAACAAgaggcagttcaaagtgctttacagaaaaacaaacattaaaagCATTAAGGTATGGtgtataaatacattttaaaaacagtcatttaaaAGCAAGGAGAATAAAAAGCTACAATAGAGTAAGATAGGTATTAATAACAAGAATAAAAGTTGTTTTGCAGATATCAATAGTTGTTTGATTTATTACAAGGTGGCGGCAAAATAAAAGTCTTCAGTCTGAATTTGAAAGAAGTAAGAGTTTCAGCAGACCTGCAGTATTCTAGTACTTTGTTCCAGATATATGGAGCATAGGTAGGAAACAATATGAAGATGAAATGTCGAGCTGCAAAGATCAGTCAATTATTTGATTAtataattgaaaataaattaattggcAACTATTAACCCTGGGGATTTGCTACTTttgcttgtataaaatatctttGTTTGACAGTCGCAATCAGCtgttgcagccctaattaaTTGCTTAGTTAATCGACAGAAACTAATCACCAACTACTTTTATAACTGATTTATCATCTAAATGAATGTCTTTCAGTCACGCATTTGAACCATTAATCAATTAATCAAGAAAAAGTACCAGAATAATTGGAAAAGATTACTAGAGATAAGGTAAAAGGcacttctctctctgtctgtctcataCCCGCACACAAATATTAACATTCACCCATTACACCGGTTATTGACTCTCATCACCCGACATTTGATAAATTACTAAATTACTTTTTAACAAGTTTTAATTTGACACAGCTATGCAAacatgctgacacacacacacacacacacacacacgcacacgcacacgcatgcacgcacacacacacacacacacacacacacacacacacacacacacacacacacacacacacacacacacacacacacacacacacacacacacacacacacacacacacacacacacacacacacacacacacacacacacacacacacacacacacacctcagtgGTAAGTAGAGCCAGTGGTGGGTACAGGGTGTGGTGTGAGCATTACGGTTAGCACTAGCATCATAGTTCCGGTGAATGGCGGCTTTGTTCACATGACAGCCGTGAGGAATGAGGCCTGGCAGGCCATTAGGCCTGGAGggctgttaatgtgtgtgtgtgagtgtgtgtgtgtgtgtgtgtgtgtgtgtgtgtgtgtgtgtgtgtgtgtgtgtgtgtgtgtgtgtgtgtgtgtgtgtgtgtgtgtgtgtgtgtgtgtgtgtgtgtgtgtgtgtgagagagagggtgTGTGTCCCTAATAATCATGACTAATAACTTGCCCCACCTCTGACACAAGGTCAAACCTTCAGTTCTACAGTGTAGCAACCCTACTATTTGCttaatgtgtgcgtgtgttttttttatgtcaATGTGTGCATGACTAAGTGTATGCAtgggtgtgtatgtgttttaATAATTAAAGCTATCGACTAAGCTAGAGAGGGTAGATCATCGGGGAAATATCAACATAGCTTCTTTAACACCACAAAGATCACCTTGTGTGGCTCGCCATCCATttagctgtgtgtgtctgtgagtgtctTTTTGTCATAAAGGGATAAGGACTCTTAACACGCATAGTGCTTTAAGCTGAGTGCAAGGAGTGGCACttatgagacacacacacaaatacttgaaaacacacacatgggTAAACAGTGGGTCCTTTCACACATCTCATTCCATGTTATTAGAGGTCAGGCTATATGCAGCCATAAACCAAGTTAACTAAGGTTCCAACACTGCCTCAGTCACAAGAGATAGTCACAAGATCGGGCTGTTGGCCTCACACCTCTTGAGTCTAAGGAAGCGAGAGACAttgagacagaaagagagagaaaactaGAGCAGGGAGAGCAAGTGTATTTTCCAGCCTCACATTGATACGATTTCTTACTCTAACGCAGAGGAAAAGCAACTTAAAAAAGGTCATTATTGAAAAAATGTGTCCCTCTTACCGACACAATTACCTCCATTACACCAGCTGCTCTTACTTAATAGACTCTTTCAGTCTTAATACAACAAATTAGACCCCAAAAGCCTGTTTCGCTTTGATTCCCCTATGAAAAATATATCTTCTCACCTTATTGGTTGCTGTGGCGCTGGAGCCAGGTACCACGGGGACATTAGTGACCTGTACTGACAGATAGTCGTTATCGATTAGAGGCCACGCCCCCTGCACCTTGCATGTCTGGAAGCTGTCCTTAAACGTCCTCAGGTGTGGGTCCCCGAACAGCCCGCAGAACAGGTAGACAGGCCGAGTGTGGACATGGCCGTGGGcgtgtgtgtgggagtgtgtgtgtgcgtgctggGTGCGACTGTGGTAGTTGCAGGGCTCGTGTTGGACCTCAGGGCGCGTGGAGGACGTGGGCCCGTCTCTGGAGCAGTTCCTCTGGATCATGAGGTCGGAGATGCCCAGCATGGCCGCGTGGAAGATGAGGTCCCCCCGGCAGGACTTGGCTGTCTTCTGGGTGCAGGCCGAGTATGAACGTAAAGCCTTGCAGAACTCAGTGTGAATGCCATCCACTACCGGAGACAGGTGAGAGGTCAGGGACACAAAGTCGGTGTTGCACTTCTGGATATGGCAATGAGGGGTGGCCACCTGGCACTGACCTGGAGAGGACAAAGAGCGGAGAGATTGTTATCAAAGTGATAGATAGTACAGATAACAGTAATATAACCGGAGGAGCAGCTCCAACTAGGGTGGGCAATATGGTGGTATAACACTAGATGTTTTAATATcgtaataaatgtttttttctggTGTTATACGCTACGATTTACAGAAAGTTATACAATTCTCTGAACTAACAGGACTGTTCCAGCTGTTCTATAATGTCCATTCACTAATTAAGTCATTAGATAAATTACTGataattgttaaaaaaaatcttatCAAATAAGATTTTGAAAGCAATATAGTCAACCCTATAATATCATTG is a window encoding:
- the rgmb gene encoding repulsive guidance molecule B; its protein translation is MGRAGCCCRGAERLVSASLVRRFRPLLLLIIAVCCGAQLGQCQVATPHCHIQKCNTDFVSLTSHLSPVVDGIHTEFCKALRSYSACTQKTAKSCRGDLIFHAAMLGISDLMIQRNCSRDGPTSSTRPEVQHEPCNYHSRTQHAHTHSHTHAHGHVHTRPVYLFCGLFGDPHLRTFKDSFQTCKVQGAWPLIDNDYLSVQVTNVPVVPGSSATATNKITIIFKPYEGCTDQRVYQAVTDNLPAAFDDGTVSSGEPIHMSVGTKGATGKVRALWISERSPGNHVELHAGYIGVTVIVRQLGRYLTMAVRIPEELAQAYDSTQDLQLCLNGCPGGERIDKAGHLPLPLSAPPLGLQLRHPIYSSQTQAPPYGAAQVFSVEGAKQRCREQLEVQDIYFHSCVFDLLTTGDANFTVAAYSAQKDMESLHPHQDKWRIYPRSSAHSTLHSDSQHIKQLAVLLLCVLSVAM
- the LOC117442386 gene encoding uncharacterized protein: MLLAKPNGMPPFHTVTRIHTVHTQTLTHAHETAVTEATKANRDMTEPSNGLYYLPIIYLWTGGVKCDVLASLAPPVHLSGERLGWTLLVCMVSDFRRGHLEVSWRSPSEGQVSSSPYSMAVNRKHRGNSAVAIITVATGDWPSYSCSASHRRHPKVPRRHHSSDHKNNTCYEREETEDVGLWTNTVVVLALRLILMKIIVFNTLMTIYAVIK